A stretch of the Ictidomys tridecemlineatus isolate mIctTri1 chromosome 5, mIctTri1.hap1, whole genome shotgun sequence genome encodes the following:
- the LOC101957018 gene encoding ribonuclease 4 codes for MALQRTHSLLLLLLVTLIGLQLVQPSYGQDRMYQRFLRQHVDPQETGGNDNYCNLMMQRRKMTLHRCKSFNTFIHEDIWSIRSICNTENIQCKNGKMNCHEGVVKVTDCKETGSSRTSNCRYRAKASTRRVVVACEGDPEVPVHFDR; via the coding sequence ATGGCTCTGCAGAGGACCCACTCATTGCTTCTGCTCTTGCTGGTCACCCTGATAGGGCTACAGCTGGTGCAGCCTTCCTATGGCCAGGATCGCATGTACCAGCGGTTTCTGCGGCAACACGTGGACCCTCAGGAGACAGGTGGCAATGATAACTACTGCAACTTGATGATGCAAAGACGGAAGATGACTTTACATCGGTGCAAGAGCTTCAACACCTTCATCCATGAAGACATCTGGAGTATTCGCAGCATCTGTAACACCGAAAATATCCAGTGCAAGAATGGCAAGATGAACTGTCATGAGGGTGTAGTGAAGGTCACAGACTGCAAGGAGACAGGAAGTTCCAGGACCTCCAACTGCAGATATCGGGCTAAGGCAAGCACTAGGCGGGTGGTAGTTGCTTGTGAAGGTGACCCAGAGGTGCCTGTGCACTTTGACAGATAA